In Flavobacterium endoglycinae, one DNA window encodes the following:
- a CDS encoding ATP-dependent DNA ligase has product MKNFAQLIKTLDSSNKTNVKVDALTMYFKNASPEDKVWTIAILSHRRPARPVNTTLLRLWANELANIPLWLFEESYHIVGDLAETIALIIPTTNEHSDKSLTEFLQEIIALKKKPDSEKKEYLHENWKALNYYERFVFTKLITGSFRIGVSQKLMTRALSKAEDVDEDALAYKLMGNWNPNTITFQELILDEKSSDYLSKPYPFYLAYPIEGEIEDLGSPEDWSIEHKWDGIRSQTIIRDNEIYVWSRGEELVTDKYPEFQAFIGLIPNGTVIDAEILAFPSNQIGTFNDLQARIGRKTISANLLEKVPVILKAYDILEWEGQDVRNLAYSERRALLENLYDDIKDLNTPFRLSERVSLKTWEDVTNERMRAREMRSEGLMLKRNTSPYQVGRKKGDWWKWKIEPLTIDAVLTYAMRGHGRRSNLFTDYTFALWQTNENGEKELVTFAKAYSGLTDAEFRRVDDFIKKNTLERFGPVRSVTPQLVFEIGFEGISLSKRHKSGVATRFPRILRWRHDKKIEDANSIEDLKNMIS; this is encoded by the coding sequence ATGAAAAACTTTGCCCAACTCATAAAAACGCTGGACAGCTCCAATAAGACGAATGTAAAAGTCGATGCCCTTACGATGTATTTTAAAAATGCATCGCCTGAGGATAAAGTCTGGACCATTGCGATTCTTTCGCATCGTCGTCCGGCACGACCTGTTAATACCACTTTGCTGCGTCTTTGGGCAAACGAATTAGCGAATATTCCGTTGTGGCTGTTTGAAGAAAGTTATCATATTGTAGGCGATTTGGCCGAAACTATCGCATTGATAATTCCCACTACAAACGAACATTCTGACAAAAGTTTAACCGAATTTTTACAGGAAATAATCGCTTTGAAAAAGAAGCCCGATTCGGAGAAAAAAGAATATCTGCATGAAAACTGGAAAGCTCTGAATTATTATGAACGTTTTGTTTTTACGAAACTAATAACCGGAAGTTTCAGAATCGGCGTAAGCCAAAAATTAATGACACGAGCTTTATCAAAAGCAGAAGATGTAGATGAAGATGCTTTGGCTTATAAATTAATGGGAAACTGGAATCCTAATACAATCACTTTTCAGGAATTGATTTTGGATGAAAAAAGTTCAGATTATCTCTCAAAACCTTATCCGTTTTATCTCGCTTATCCCATTGAAGGAGAAATTGAAGATTTAGGGAGTCCAGAAGATTGGTCAATAGAACATAAATGGGACGGCATTCGTTCGCAAACTATTATTCGCGACAATGAAATTTATGTCTGGTCAAGAGGCGAGGAGCTGGTAACCGATAAATATCCAGAATTTCAGGCTTTCATTGGATTGATACCAAACGGAACCGTAATTGATGCCGAAATATTAGCTTTTCCATCCAATCAAATAGGTACATTTAATGATCTTCAAGCTAGAATTGGACGCAAAACCATTTCGGCCAATCTGCTCGAAAAAGTGCCGGTTATTTTAAAAGCATACGATATTTTAGAATGGGAAGGTCAAGATGTTCGAAATCTGGCTTACAGCGAAAGAAGAGCTTTACTGGAAAATTTATATGATGATATTAAAGATTTAAATACGCCATTTAGGTTATCCGAAAGAGTTTCGTTAAAAACTTGGGAAGATGTTACCAATGAGAGAATGCGTGCCCGAGAAATGAGAAGCGAAGGTTTGATGCTAAAACGAAATACATCGCCGTATCAGGTGGGGAGAAAAAAAGGTGATTGGTGGAAATGGAAAATAGAACCTTTAACCATAGATGCCGTTTTAACCTATGCCATGCGCGGACACGGACGAAGATCAAACCTCTTTACCGATTATACTTTTGCACTCTGGCAGACAAATGAAAACGGTGAAAAAGAACTCGTAACTTTCGCAAAAGCGTATTCCGGTTTAACCGATGCTGAATTTCGACGTGTTGATGATTTCATTAAAAAGAATACTTTAGAGCGTTTTGGTCCCGTTCGAAGTGTAACGCCTCAATTGGTTTTTGAAATTGGTTTCGAAGGAATTTCACTTTCTAAAAGACACAAAAGCGGTGTAGCAACACGATTTCCAAGGATTTTAAGATGGCGACACGACAAGAAAATAGAAGACGCCAATTCTATTGAAGATTTAAAAAATATGATTTCGTAA
- a CDS encoding ligase-associated DNA damage response exonuclease: MKIPLLAFNDKGIYCQQADVYLDPWRPVKNAIITHGHSDHARWGHQNYITHHTNIPIIRHRLGEINVTGKEWGETFVINNVKFSLHPAGHIIGSSQIRVEHKGEVWVFTGDYKTEDDGISTPYESIKCHTFITECTFGLPAFNWTPQAEVISEINNWWAENKAEGRTSILFGYSLGKAQRLLKYLDTDIGKIYTHGAIENMTNVLRPMVYFPPTELITRETKREALLGNIVLAPPSAHGSIWIRKMTPFVTGAASGWMAFRGARRRRAIDKGFVLSDHCDWHSLLGSIKATGAEKVICTHGYTDIFAKYLRELGYDARTEKTQYEGESAEMEKDEKEVEIDQVQTSIISEK; the protein is encoded by the coding sequence ATGAAAATACCGCTTTTAGCTTTTAACGACAAAGGTATTTACTGCCAGCAGGCCGATGTTTATCTTGATCCGTGGAGACCTGTAAAAAATGCCATTATTACACACGGACATTCAGATCATGCTCGCTGGGGACATCAAAATTACATTACACATCATACCAATATTCCTATTATCCGCCATCGATTGGGGGAAATAAATGTGACGGGAAAAGAATGGGGCGAAACCTTTGTAATCAATAATGTAAAATTTTCGCTTCATCCTGCCGGACATATTATTGGAAGTTCTCAGATCAGGGTAGAACATAAAGGCGAAGTCTGGGTTTTTACAGGCGATTACAAAACCGAAGATGATGGAATTTCTACCCCTTACGAAAGCATAAAATGCCACACTTTTATAACCGAATGTACTTTTGGTCTTCCGGCTTTCAATTGGACACCACAGGCCGAAGTAATTTCGGAAATTAATAATTGGTGGGCAGAAAATAAAGCCGAAGGCAGAACTTCAATTCTATTTGGTTATTCTTTAGGAAAAGCACAAAGACTTTTAAAATATCTTGATACCGATATTGGCAAAATCTACACTCACGGTGCCATCGAAAATATGACGAATGTTTTACGGCCAATGGTTTATTTTCCTCCAACCGAATTAATAACAAGAGAAACCAAACGAGAAGCTCTTTTAGGAAATATAGTTTTGGCGCCGCCAAGCGCACACGGAAGTATCTGGATTAGAAAAATGACACCTTTTGTGACTGGAGCAGCCAGCGGATGGATGGCCTTTCGCGGAGCAAGAAGAAGAAGAGCTATTGATAAAGGTTTCGTATTAAGTGATCACTGCGACTGGCATTCTTTATTAGGAAGTATAAAAGCAACCGGTGCCGAAAAGGTAATCTGTACACATGGTTATACGGATATTTTTGCTAAATATTTAAGAGAATTAGGTTACGATGCCAGAACCGAGAAAACGCAATATGAAGGCGAAAGTGCAGAAATGGAAAAAGATGAAAAAGAAGTAGAAATAGATCAAGTCCAGACTTCGATTATTTCAGAAAAATAA
- the pruA gene encoding L-glutamate gamma-semialdehyde dehydrogenase produces MLKGFFHVPKAVNEPVKSYAPNSPEKAAVQAAYTTMWNSQIDVPLYIGSEEIRTGNTKNITAPHDHQHVVGKYHLAEKKHIESAIANALEARKAWANMAWEQRAAIFLKAAELIAGPYRARINAATMIGQSKNIHQAEIDSSCELIDFLRYNVEFMTQIYNDQPKSDSTVWNRVEYRPLEGFVYAITPFNFTAIAANLPASAAMMGNVVVWKPSDSQVFSAKIIVDVFKEAGVPDGVINVVFGDALMITDTVLASRDFAGIHFTGSTHVFKDIWAKIGANINNYKTYPRIVGETGGKDFIIAHPSANVKQVVTGITRGAFEFQGQKCSAASRAYIPQSLWPAVKEQLIADVKSMKMGSPEDFGNFITAVIHEGSFDKLASYIDQAKKDADAEIIVGGNYDKSVGYFIEPTVIVTTNPKYTTMETELFGPVITLYVYEDAKWEETLELVDTTSEYALTGAVFSQDRYAIEVATTKLQNAAGNFYINDKPTGAVVGMQPFGGARASGTNDKAGSALNLLRWASPRTIKETFVTPEDYRYPFLG; encoded by the coding sequence ATGTTAAAAGGATTCTTTCATGTACCAAAAGCGGTAAACGAGCCTGTAAAAAGCTACGCACCGAACTCACCAGAAAAAGCAGCTGTTCAGGCAGCGTACACCACAATGTGGAATTCTCAAATTGACGTTCCTTTATATATTGGAAGCGAAGAAATCAGAACTGGAAACACAAAAAACATTACAGCTCCTCATGATCACCAGCACGTAGTTGGAAAATATCATTTAGCTGAAAAAAAACATATTGAAAGCGCCATTGCCAACGCTCTTGAAGCAAGAAAAGCATGGGCAAACATGGCATGGGAACAACGTGCTGCTATTTTCTTAAAAGCTGCTGAACTTATTGCTGGACCATACAGAGCTCGTATTAACGCTGCTACTATGATTGGCCAGTCTAAAAATATTCACCAAGCAGAAATCGATTCTTCTTGCGAGTTAATCGACTTCTTACGTTACAATGTTGAGTTTATGACTCAAATCTACAACGATCAGCCAAAATCAGATTCTACTGTTTGGAACCGTGTAGAGTACAGACCATTAGAAGGTTTTGTTTATGCAATTACTCCATTCAACTTTACTGCTATTGCTGCAAATCTTCCTGCAAGTGCCGCTATGATGGGTAACGTTGTGGTTTGGAAACCAAGTGACAGCCAAGTATTTTCTGCAAAAATTATTGTAGACGTTTTCAAAGAAGCTGGAGTTCCAGACGGAGTTATTAATGTAGTTTTCGGAGATGCTTTAATGATTACTGATACTGTTTTAGCCAGCCGTGATTTTGCTGGGATTCACTTTACAGGATCAACTCACGTATTTAAAGATATCTGGGCTAAAATTGGTGCAAACATCAACAACTATAAAACATATCCAAGAATCGTTGGTGAAACTGGAGGTAAAGATTTTATCATTGCTCATCCAAGTGCAAATGTAAAACAAGTAGTTACTGGAATTACTCGTGGAGCATTTGAATTCCAAGGGCAAAAATGTTCTGCAGCTTCTAGAGCTTATATTCCTCAAAGTTTATGGCCAGCTGTAAAAGAGCAGTTAATTGCTGATGTAAAATCTATGAAAATGGGTTCTCCAGAAGATTTTGGAAACTTTATTACGGCAGTTATCCACGAAGGTTCTTTTGACAAATTAGCCAGCTACATTGACCAAGCTAAAAAAGATGCCGATGCAGAAATCATCGTTGGAGGAAATTACGATAAATCTGTTGGATACTTTATTGAGCCAACGGTTATTGTAACTACAAATCCAAAATATACTACAATGGAAACTGAGTTGTTTGGACCAGTTATCACACTTTACGTTTACGAAGATGCTAAATGGGAAGAAACTCTTGAATTAGTTGATACTACTTCTGAGTATGCTTTAACAGGAGCAGTTTTCAGCCAAGATCGTTATGCAATTGAAGTGGCTACCACTAAATTACAAAATGCGGCTGGTAACTTCTATATTAATGACAAACCAACTGGAGCTGTTGTAGGAATGCAGCCATTTGGTGGAGCTAGAGCTTCTGGAACTAACGATAAAGCTGGTTCGGCATTGAACTTATTACGCTGGGCTTCTCCAAGAACTATTAAAGAAACTTTTGTAACGCCAGAAGATTACAGATACCCTTTCTTAGGATAA
- the rsmG gene encoding 16S rRNA (guanine(527)-N(7))-methyltransferase RsmG, which produces MDEILKYFPNLTELQIEQFQKLDFLYHDWNEKINVISRKDIDSLYTKHILHSLGIAKVMKFEPGATVLDVGTGGGFPGIPLAILFPETRFYLIDVIAKKIKVVQGVVDALELKNVKAEQKRAELVKGDFDFIVSRAVTNMPDFVSWIKDKIKKQHKHLLKNGILYLKGGDLAEELKDFPNATLYDLADFFEDEFFETKKVVHLPLKFKP; this is translated from the coding sequence ATGGATGAGATATTGAAATATTTTCCCAATTTGACCGAACTTCAAATTGAACAATTTCAAAAATTAGACTTTTTATACCACGATTGGAACGAGAAAATTAATGTGATTTCACGTAAAGACATTGATTCATTATATACTAAACATATTTTGCATTCATTAGGAATTGCCAAGGTTATGAAATTCGAACCTGGAGCAACCGTTTTAGATGTTGGAACCGGCGGAGGTTTTCCAGGAATTCCGTTAGCGATTCTTTTTCCTGAAACACGTTTTTATTTAATTGATGTTATCGCCAAAAAAATAAAAGTAGTTCAAGGCGTTGTTGATGCATTAGAATTAAAGAATGTAAAAGCAGAACAAAAACGTGCAGAATTAGTAAAAGGCGACTTCGATTTTATTGTGAGCCGTGCCGTTACGAATATGCCGGATTTTGTTTCCTGGATTAAAGATAAAATCAAAAAACAGCACAAACATCTTTTAAAAAATGGAATTCTGTATTTAAAAGGAGGGGATTTAGCCGAAGAATTAAAAGATTTTCCAAATGCCACTTTATATGATCTGGCAGATTTTTTTGAAGATGAATTTTTCGAAACTAAAAAAGTGGTTCATCTTCCTTTAAAATTTAAACCTTAA
- a CDS encoding fatty acid desaturase family protein, producing the protein MNNSAPTFARQDNLKFFRTLNSRVNNYFKENNIKKTGNWKLHLKAVILFAVFLTPYFLILTLNMPFWLMLLLSIVMGVGMAGVGMNVMHDGNHGSYSTKSWINKFMGGTIYVLAGNVYNWQVQHNVLHHTYTNIPGHDEDLDAGRIIRFTEHAEWHRFHRFQHYYSVFLYGLLTFNWALTTDFKQMRNYLKRRLSYGEPKSPKILWTTLIITKMIYVSIWIVLPMVIGITWWKVLIGFFAMHYTAGLILSIVFQLAHVVDHTTNPTPNDLGEMDNTWAIHQLYTTTNFAPKNAIVNWYTGGLNHQIEHHIFPNISHIHYGKIAKIVKETAKECNLPYYEYKTMRSAVIAHFKHLRELGMKPKLAV; encoded by the coding sequence ATGAATAACTCTGCTCCAACTTTTGCAAGGCAAGACAATTTGAAGTTCTTTAGAACGCTTAACTCTCGAGTAAACAATTATTTCAAAGAAAATAATATTAAAAAAACCGGAAATTGGAAACTACATTTAAAAGCTGTTATTCTATTTGCTGTTTTTTTAACACCCTACTTTTTAATCCTTACGCTTAACATGCCTTTCTGGCTTATGTTATTATTATCCATCGTAATGGGCGTTGGAATGGCCGGTGTTGGAATGAACGTAATGCACGATGGTAATCATGGTTCTTATTCGACTAAAAGCTGGATTAATAAATTTATGGGCGGAACTATTTATGTTTTGGCCGGAAATGTTTACAACTGGCAGGTACAACACAATGTGCTTCATCATACTTATACTAATATTCCAGGTCACGACGAGGACTTAGATGCAGGAAGGATTATTCGTTTTACAGAACATGCTGAATGGCATCGTTTTCACCGTTTTCAACATTATTATTCTGTTTTCTTATACGGTTTATTGACATTTAACTGGGCATTAACTACCGATTTTAAGCAGATGAGAAACTACTTAAAAAGAAGATTATCGTATGGAGAACCAAAAAGTCCTAAAATTCTTTGGACAACTTTGATCATCACCAAAATGATTTATGTTTCAATTTGGATTGTTTTACCAATGGTAATTGGAATAACATGGTGGAAAGTTCTTATTGGATTTTTTGCAATGCATTACACTGCAGGGTTAATTCTAAGCATTGTATTTCAATTAGCACACGTTGTAGATCATACAACCAATCCAACTCCAAATGATTTGGGCGAAATGGACAATACTTGGGCCATTCACCAATTGTATACTACAACTAATTTTGCTCCTAAAAACGCCATCGTAAATTGGTATACAGGCGGATTAAACCATCAAATCGAACATCATATTTTTCCAAATATAAGTCATATTCATTATGGTAAAATTGCAAAAATTGTAAAGGAAACTGCAAAAGAATGCAACTTACCATATTACGAATACAAAACTATGCGAAGTGCCGTTATTGCACACTTTAAGCATTTACGTGAATTGGGAATGAAACCAAAATTAGCAGTTTAG